A stretch of DNA from bacterium:
CTCCAGGCGGCTGTCGCGGGCAAGGACCAGGGGACCGCGCCGCACGCAGACACTTCCCCCGCTCGAATCCCGCTCCACCCGGCCGCGCAGGTCCAGGCGCAGTTTCACCGAATCCCCGCGCTGCCATTTGGCGCTCAGAACCGCATAATTCCCAGGTTCCGGGGGCGTTGTCACAACAGCCCGCCCCGGTTCGATAGATGTCCGCGCGCTCCAGGACGGCACCCGGAGCCGCAGGCTGAACCGCTCGGCCCGGGCCGGGTTGACCCGCACCGTGACCGTGGAATCGAACGGGTAGGCGGTCTCGGTCACTATCTCCACC
This window harbors:
- a CDS encoding glycoside hydrolase family 127 protein, which codes for VEIVTETAYPFDSTVTVRVNPARAERFSLRLRVPSWSARTSIEPGRAVVTTPPEPGNYAVLSAKWQRGDSVKLRLDLRGRVERDSSGGSVCVRRGPLVLARDSRLEAAGGVVDDALLQLKCDADGYIELTPVSPGAAGPFNFVCDVPALGDPAGRDSGPELSLRLCDYASAGGWGTGARFRVWLPLILDPSQPDFRP